A window from Gopherus evgoodei ecotype Sinaloan lineage chromosome 24, rGopEvg1_v1.p, whole genome shotgun sequence encodes these proteins:
- the LOC115639610 gene encoding claw keratin-like, translating to MSCSSLCYPECGVARPSPVSGSCNEPCVRQCPDSEVFIKPPPVVLTLPGPILSTFPQQSEVGAVGAPVVGSGYGGSFGLGGLYGYGGLYGGLSGYGGLGGYGGGYGGLGGYGGGYGYRGLGGYGSHSGYGGLGGYGGLCGYGGGYGGLCGYGGGYGYRGLGGYGSHSGYGGLCGYGGGYGGLCGYGGGYGYRGLSGYGGLCSYGGYGRKY from the coding sequence ATGTCTTGCTCCAGCCTGTGCTATCCAGAATGCGGAGTGGCccgtcccagtccagtgtctggCAGCTGCAATGAGCCGTGCGttaggcagtgccctgactctGAAGTTTTCATCAAACCACCACCGGTTGTCCTAACCCTCCCAGGACCAATTCTCAGCACTTTCCCTCAGCAGAGTGAAGTGGGAGCTGTTGGAGCACCTGTGGTCGGATCTGGCTATGGAGGCTCCTTCGGTTTGGGGGGATTGTACGGCTATGGAGGCCTTTATGGGGGATTAAGTGGTTATGGTGGACTGGGTGGTTATGGGGGAGGTTATGGGGGACTGGGTGGTTATGGGGGAGGTTATGGTTACAGGGGATTAGGTGGTTATGGGAGCCATTCTGGTTATGGGGGATTGGGTGGTTATGGGGGACTGTGTGGTTATGGGGGAGGTTATGGGGGACTGTGTGGTTATGGGGGAGGTTACGGTTACAGGGGATTAGGTGGTTATGGGAGCCATTCTGGTTATGGGGGACTGTGTGGTTATGGGGGAGGTTATGGGGGACTGTGTGGTTATGGGGGAGGTTACGGTTACAGGGGATTAAGTGGTTATGGGGGATTATGCAGTTATGGGGGATACGGCCGTAAGTATTGA